A stretch of Polyodon spathula isolate WHYD16114869_AA unplaced genomic scaffold, ASM1765450v1 scaffolds_784, whole genome shotgun sequence DNA encodes these proteins:
- the slc39a5 gene encoding zinc transporter ZIP10 isoform X1 → MLLHTPGRLAPLCMLGNRAPLLLLLLQLGPCWGQLDQNHSGDQGTRTWDLSTTVARGVRRSSTERTRGVPSPVEEAIEEQGYYLRRLFLQYGDNETLSFRGLQRLLGSLGLGEVSVLEISHEGRGHDHVLHLDMLEVQENKHTHSHTAHEHDGTPSQGTERMDPPGEPPLQDTASSQPPETPRMKPGQSPDPVRVWRREGSAAVHPGIPGDQWRSGTGGFENWFLSDHPAEDHLHGNCLNMSQLLVNFGLDEAEAITPALFTYLCPALLYQIDSRVCIHHRDELDVRALEKRASFLWALLWSSVALTVISMPSLLALSLVPLLTSSIFRSLLSFLVALAVGTLCGDALLHLLPHAQQGSQEEGQAGSGVEDSVLKGLCVLGGIYLLFTIESTMGLRQHKGRGERSRQASEQEPAHSHQQGELDLKLLERRGQQADADLLSGAPLDQEGRSAGRTLRREGSQGSRTAETTPHSHSHSHSVQGLKEAGIGSLAWMVIMGDGLHNFTDGLAIGAAFSQGVVGGLSTSVAVFCHELPHELGDFAVLLQAGMPLRRVLLVSLLSAVLGFLGMLVGVGLSQQSHEVTPWIFALTAGMFLYVALVDMLPEMLRGESSSQGKPKRLLLQHLGLLLGGAVMLCIAVFEDKIFINVDF, encoded by the exons ATGCTTCTCCACACACCTGGAAGGCTGGCCCCGCTGTGCATGCTGGGAAACCGCGCCCCTCTCCTCCTGCTGCTCCTCCAGCTCGGCCCCTGCTGGGGTCAGCTGGACCAGAACCACTCGGGCGATCAGGGCACCAGAACCTGGGACTTGTCAACAACAGTGGCTCGGGGGGTCCGGAGATCCAGCACGGAGAGGACCAGGGGGGTCCCGAGTCCTGTGGAAGAGGCGATTGAAGAGCAG GGCTATTACCTGCGCAGGCTGTTCCTGCAGTACGGGGACAACGAGACCCTGTCGTTCAGGGGGCTGCAGCGTCTGTTGGGGAGCCTGGGTCTGGGGGAGGTCAGCGTGCTGGAGATCAGCCACGAGGGGCGGGGCCACGACCACGTCTTGCATCTGGACATGCTGGAGGTGCAGGAGAACAAGCACACGCACTCCCACACCGCGCACGAGCACGATGGGACCCCCTCACAGGGCACCGAGCGCATGGACCCCCCTGGAGAACCCCCCCTGCAAGACACAGCTTCCTCCCAGCCTCCAGAGACACCCAG GATGAAGCCCGGCCAGAGTCCGGACCCGGTCAGAGTGTGGAGGCGGGAGGGCAGCGCAGCGGTGCACCCTGGGATACCAGGGGACCAGTGGAGGAGTGGCACAGGCGGGTTCGAGAACTGGTTTCTGTCAGATCACCCTGCGGAGGACCACCTGCACGGAAAC TGTCTGAACATGTCCCAGCTCCTGGTGAACTTTGGCCTGGATGAGGCCGAGGCCATCACCCCCGCGCTGTTCACCTACCTGTGCCCCGCCCTGCTGTACCAGATCGACAGCCGCGTCTGCATCCACCACCGCGACGAGCTGGACGTGAGGGCGCTGGAGAAACGGGCGTCCTTCCTGTGGG cgCTGCTCTGGAGCTCGGTAGCTCTCACGGTGATCAGCATGCCCTCTCTCCTCGCGCTCTCCCTCGTCCCGCTCCTCACCAGCTCCATCTTCCGCTCCCTGCTGTCCTTCCTGGTGGCGCTGGCAGTGGGGACGCTGTGCGGGGACGCCCTGCTGCACCTCCTCCCTCAC GCACAGCAGGGCTCTCAGGAGGAGGGGCAGGCTGGCTCCGGGGTCGAGGACTCTGTGCTGAAGGGGCTGTGTGTTCTGGGGGGAATCTACCTGCTGTTTACCATCGAGAGCACGATGGGACTGCGGCAACACAAGGGGAGGGGG gagcgCAGCAGACAGGCCAGCGAGCAGGAGCCTGCACACtcccaccagcagggggagctgGACCTGAAGCTGCTTGAGCGCAGAGGGCAGCAAG CAGACGCTGATTTGCTCAGCGGCGCTCCCCTGGACCAGGAGGGCAGGTCGGCAGGGAGGACCCTGCGGAGAGAGGGCAGCCAGGGGAGCAGAACGGCAGAGACCActccccactcccactcccactcccacagTGTGCAGGGGCTGAAGGAAGCAGGCATTGGCAGCCTGGCCTGGATGGTTATCATGGGGGACGGCCTGCACAACTTCACCGACGGGCTGGCCATAG GAGCGGCTTTCTCTCAAGGTGTAGTTGGAGGCCTCAGCACCAGCGTGGCAGTGTTCTGCCACGAGCTCCCCCACGAACTTG GAGACTTTGCGGTGCTGCTGCAGGCTGGCATGCCCCTGAGAAGGGTGCTGCTGGTCAGCCTGCTCTCCGCTGTGCTGGGGTTCCTGGGGATGCTAGTGGGCGTGGGGCTCAGCCAGCAGTCCCACGAGGTCACTCCCTGGATCTTCGCGCTGACCGCTGGCATGTTCCTCTACGTGGCACTCGTGGACATG cttcCGGAGATGCTCCGTGGAGAATCTTCCTCTCAGGGTAAACCAAAGCGCCTCCTGCTGCAGCACCTCGGGTTGCTGCTAGGGGGCGCTGTCATGCTGTGCATTGCAGTGTTTGAGGATAAGATCTTCATCAACGTGGACTTCTAG
- the slc39a5 gene encoding zinc transporter ZIP10 isoform X3 gives MLLHTPGRLAPLCMLGNRAPLLLLLLQLGPCWGQLDQNHSGDQGTRTWDLSTTVARGVRRSSTERTRGVPSPVEEAIEEQGYYLRRLFLQYGDNETLSFRGLQRLLGSLGLGEVSVLEISHEGRGHDHVLHLDMLEVQENKHTHSHTAHEHDGTPSQGTERMDPPGEPPLQDTASSQPPETPRMKPGQSPDPVRVWRREGSAAVHPGIPGDQWRSGTGGFENWFLSDHPAEDHLHGNCLNMSQLLVNFGLDEAEAITPALFTYLCPALLYQIDSRVCIHHRDELDVRALEKRASFLWALLWSSVALTVISMPSLLALSLVPLLTSSIFRSLLSFLVALAVGTLCGDALLHLLPHAQQGSQEEGQAGSGVEDSVLKGLCVLGGIYLLFTIESTMGLRQHKGRGERSRQASEQEPAHSHQQGELDLKLLERRGQQADADLLSGAPLDQEGRSAGRTLRREGSQGSRTAETTPHSHSHSHSVQGLKEAGIGSLAWMVIMGDGLHNFTDGLAIASGDAPWRIFLSG, from the exons ATGCTTCTCCACACACCTGGAAGGCTGGCCCCGCTGTGCATGCTGGGAAACCGCGCCCCTCTCCTCCTGCTGCTCCTCCAGCTCGGCCCCTGCTGGGGTCAGCTGGACCAGAACCACTCGGGCGATCAGGGCACCAGAACCTGGGACTTGTCAACAACAGTGGCTCGGGGGGTCCGGAGATCCAGCACGGAGAGGACCAGGGGGGTCCCGAGTCCTGTGGAAGAGGCGATTGAAGAGCAG GGCTATTACCTGCGCAGGCTGTTCCTGCAGTACGGGGACAACGAGACCCTGTCGTTCAGGGGGCTGCAGCGTCTGTTGGGGAGCCTGGGTCTGGGGGAGGTCAGCGTGCTGGAGATCAGCCACGAGGGGCGGGGCCACGACCACGTCTTGCATCTGGACATGCTGGAGGTGCAGGAGAACAAGCACACGCACTCCCACACCGCGCACGAGCACGATGGGACCCCCTCACAGGGCACCGAGCGCATGGACCCCCCTGGAGAACCCCCCCTGCAAGACACAGCTTCCTCCCAGCCTCCAGAGACACCCAG GATGAAGCCCGGCCAGAGTCCGGACCCGGTCAGAGTGTGGAGGCGGGAGGGCAGCGCAGCGGTGCACCCTGGGATACCAGGGGACCAGTGGAGGAGTGGCACAGGCGGGTTCGAGAACTGGTTTCTGTCAGATCACCCTGCGGAGGACCACCTGCACGGAAAC TGTCTGAACATGTCCCAGCTCCTGGTGAACTTTGGCCTGGATGAGGCCGAGGCCATCACCCCCGCGCTGTTCACCTACCTGTGCCCCGCCCTGCTGTACCAGATCGACAGCCGCGTCTGCATCCACCACCGCGACGAGCTGGACGTGAGGGCGCTGGAGAAACGGGCGTCCTTCCTGTGGG cgCTGCTCTGGAGCTCGGTAGCTCTCACGGTGATCAGCATGCCCTCTCTCCTCGCGCTCTCCCTCGTCCCGCTCCTCACCAGCTCCATCTTCCGCTCCCTGCTGTCCTTCCTGGTGGCGCTGGCAGTGGGGACGCTGTGCGGGGACGCCCTGCTGCACCTCCTCCCTCAC GCACAGCAGGGCTCTCAGGAGGAGGGGCAGGCTGGCTCCGGGGTCGAGGACTCTGTGCTGAAGGGGCTGTGTGTTCTGGGGGGAATCTACCTGCTGTTTACCATCGAGAGCACGATGGGACTGCGGCAACACAAGGGGAGGGGG gagcgCAGCAGACAGGCCAGCGAGCAGGAGCCTGCACACtcccaccagcagggggagctgGACCTGAAGCTGCTTGAGCGCAGAGGGCAGCAAG CAGACGCTGATTTGCTCAGCGGCGCTCCCCTGGACCAGGAGGGCAGGTCGGCAGGGAGGACCCTGCGGAGAGAGGGCAGCCAGGGGAGCAGAACGGCAGAGACCActccccactcccactcccactcccacagTGTGCAGGGGCTGAAGGAAGCAGGCATTGGCAGCCTGGCCTGGATGGTTATCATGGGGGACGGCCTGCACAACTTCACCGACGGGCTGGCCATAG cttcCGGAGATGCTCCGTGGAGAATCTTCCTCTCAGGGTAA
- the slc39a5 gene encoding zinc transporter ZIP10 isoform X2 has protein sequence MLLHTPGRLAPLCMLGNRAPLLLLLLQLGPCWGQLDQNHSGDQGTRTWDLSTTVARGVRRSSTERTRGVPSPVEEAIEEQGYYLRRLFLQYGDNETLSFRGLQRLLGSLGLGEVSVLEISHEGRGHDHVLHLDMLEVQENKHTHSHTAHEHDGTPSQGTERMDPPGEPPLQDTASSQPPETPRMKPGQSPDPVRVWRREGSAAVHPGIPGDQWRSGTGGFENWFLSDHPAEDHLHGNCLNMSQLLVNFGLDEAEAITPALFTYLCPALLYQIDSRVCIHHRDELDVRALEKRASFLWALLWSSVALTVISMPSLLALSLVPLLTSSIFRSLLSFLVALAVGTLCGDALLHLLPHAQQGSQEEGQAGSGVEDSVLKGLCVLGGIYLLFTIESTMGLRQHKGRGERSRQASEQEPAHSHQQGELDLKLLERRGQQDADLLSGAPLDQEGRSAGRTLRREGSQGSRTAETTPHSHSHSHSVQGLKEAGIGSLAWMVIMGDGLHNFTDGLAIGAAFSQGVVGGLSTSVAVFCHELPHELGDFAVLLQAGMPLRRVLLVSLLSAVLGFLGMLVGVGLSQQSHEVTPWIFALTAGMFLYVALVDMLPEMLRGESSSQGKPKRLLLQHLGLLLGGAVMLCIAVFEDKIFINVDF, from the exons ATGCTTCTCCACACACCTGGAAGGCTGGCCCCGCTGTGCATGCTGGGAAACCGCGCCCCTCTCCTCCTGCTGCTCCTCCAGCTCGGCCCCTGCTGGGGTCAGCTGGACCAGAACCACTCGGGCGATCAGGGCACCAGAACCTGGGACTTGTCAACAACAGTGGCTCGGGGGGTCCGGAGATCCAGCACGGAGAGGACCAGGGGGGTCCCGAGTCCTGTGGAAGAGGCGATTGAAGAGCAG GGCTATTACCTGCGCAGGCTGTTCCTGCAGTACGGGGACAACGAGACCCTGTCGTTCAGGGGGCTGCAGCGTCTGTTGGGGAGCCTGGGTCTGGGGGAGGTCAGCGTGCTGGAGATCAGCCACGAGGGGCGGGGCCACGACCACGTCTTGCATCTGGACATGCTGGAGGTGCAGGAGAACAAGCACACGCACTCCCACACCGCGCACGAGCACGATGGGACCCCCTCACAGGGCACCGAGCGCATGGACCCCCCTGGAGAACCCCCCCTGCAAGACACAGCTTCCTCCCAGCCTCCAGAGACACCCAG GATGAAGCCCGGCCAGAGTCCGGACCCGGTCAGAGTGTGGAGGCGGGAGGGCAGCGCAGCGGTGCACCCTGGGATACCAGGGGACCAGTGGAGGAGTGGCACAGGCGGGTTCGAGAACTGGTTTCTGTCAGATCACCCTGCGGAGGACCACCTGCACGGAAAC TGTCTGAACATGTCCCAGCTCCTGGTGAACTTTGGCCTGGATGAGGCCGAGGCCATCACCCCCGCGCTGTTCACCTACCTGTGCCCCGCCCTGCTGTACCAGATCGACAGCCGCGTCTGCATCCACCACCGCGACGAGCTGGACGTGAGGGCGCTGGAGAAACGGGCGTCCTTCCTGTGGG cgCTGCTCTGGAGCTCGGTAGCTCTCACGGTGATCAGCATGCCCTCTCTCCTCGCGCTCTCCCTCGTCCCGCTCCTCACCAGCTCCATCTTCCGCTCCCTGCTGTCCTTCCTGGTGGCGCTGGCAGTGGGGACGCTGTGCGGGGACGCCCTGCTGCACCTCCTCCCTCAC GCACAGCAGGGCTCTCAGGAGGAGGGGCAGGCTGGCTCCGGGGTCGAGGACTCTGTGCTGAAGGGGCTGTGTGTTCTGGGGGGAATCTACCTGCTGTTTACCATCGAGAGCACGATGGGACTGCGGCAACACAAGGGGAGGGGG gagcgCAGCAGACAGGCCAGCGAGCAGGAGCCTGCACACtcccaccagcagggggagctgGACCTGAAGCTGCTTGAGCGCAGAGGGCAGCAAG ACGCTGATTTGCTCAGCGGCGCTCCCCTGGACCAGGAGGGCAGGTCGGCAGGGAGGACCCTGCGGAGAGAGGGCAGCCAGGGGAGCAGAACGGCAGAGACCActccccactcccactcccactcccacagTGTGCAGGGGCTGAAGGAAGCAGGCATTGGCAGCCTGGCCTGGATGGTTATCATGGGGGACGGCCTGCACAACTTCACCGACGGGCTGGCCATAG GAGCGGCTTTCTCTCAAGGTGTAGTTGGAGGCCTCAGCACCAGCGTGGCAGTGTTCTGCCACGAGCTCCCCCACGAACTTG GAGACTTTGCGGTGCTGCTGCAGGCTGGCATGCCCCTGAGAAGGGTGCTGCTGGTCAGCCTGCTCTCCGCTGTGCTGGGGTTCCTGGGGATGCTAGTGGGCGTGGGGCTCAGCCAGCAGTCCCACGAGGTCACTCCCTGGATCTTCGCGCTGACCGCTGGCATGTTCCTCTACGTGGCACTCGTGGACATG cttcCGGAGATGCTCCGTGGAGAATCTTCCTCTCAGGGTAAACCAAAGCGCCTCCTGCTGCAGCACCTCGGGTTGCTGCTAGGGGGCGCTGTCATGCTGTGCATTGCAGTGTTTGAGGATAAGATCTTCATCAACGTGGACTTCTAG
- the LOC121308829 gene encoding SOSS complex subunit B1-B-like: MKNPSFTSCSKKQQHEHSIDSAIDAPRTRDSGVALYDVSACAAPALLPGWLARTAAGRVTQERKQRCCAVLLFVFNHTFCKRGARVAASPGQRLQPDQPTRTARNTGRVTKTKDGHEVRTCKVADKTGSISMSVWDEVGALIQTGDILLLTMGYAAVFKGCLTLYTGRGGELQKIGEFCMVYSEVPNFSEPNPEYLPRTNQMVSSGQSGSSHENNGSARVNTAAETSSENGVAAPAPGSSTNPQQGGSNSGRGASNHQTAAPSGAGPALSNGKETRRTAKR; the protein is encoded by the exons ATGAAGAACCCCTCATTCACGTCCTGTTCAAAGAAACAGCAGCACGAGCACTCCATCGACT CGGCGATCGACGCGCCACGCACTCGGGACTCAGGGGTCGCGCTTTACGACGTCTCAGCGTGCGCGGCCCCGGCTCTTCTACCCGGTTGGTTAGCGCGCACGGCCGCGGGGCGGGTCACGCAGGAG CGCAAGCAGCGGTGCTGCGCTGTGCTCTTGTTTGTGTTTAATCACACGTTTTGCAAACGAGGCGCCCGTGTTGCTGCGAGTCCGGGGCAGAGGCTGCAGCCTGACCAACCGACGAGGACAGCTCGAAACACGG gtcgcGTCACTAAAACCAAGGACGGCCACGAGGTACGGACGTGCAAAGTGGCTGACAAGACTGGCAGCATCAGCATGTCTGTGTGGGACGAGGTGGGGGCGCTGATCCAGACTGGAGATATCCTCCTCCTCACCATGGG GTATGCCGCTGTGTTTAAAGGATGCCTGACCCTGTACACTGGGAGAGGGGGGGAGCTGCAGAAGATCGGAGA GTTTTGCATGGTCTACTCGGAAGTGCCGAATTTCAGCGAACCCAACCCAGAGTACCTGCCCCGGACAAACCAGATG GTGTCGAGTGGCCAGAGTGGATCATCTCACGAGAACAATGGATCTGCACGCGTGAATACAG CAGCCGAGACATCCAGTGAGAACGGAGTCGCCGCCCCAGCGCCAGGAAGCTCCACCAATCCGCAGCAAGGAGGCAGTAACAGTGGGCGAGGGGCGTCTAATCACCAGACAGCAGCTCCCTCGGGGGCGGGTCCAGCGCTCAGTAATGGGAAGGAGACCCGCCGCACTGCTAAAAGATGA